Genomic window (Pseudanabaena sp. FACHB-2040):
CTCCATTGCCGGGTCGCGATGCCATAGAGTAGTTAGATAGATGAATACGCTCCTGACCCTGCCATGACTTCCACTTACCAGGCTCCTTTTATCTCGGCTGTACCGATTGACCAGATTCGCTACAGCGAGCAGGGGTTGGTGCCCGCCATCGTTCAGGACTATCTCGATGGCACTGTGCTGATGATGGCCTGGATGAACCGGGAGTCTTTGCAGAAGACTCTAGAGACGGGCGATACCTGGTTTTGGAGCCGGTCGCGCCAGGAATTTTGGCATAAGGGCGAAACCTCGGGGCACTTGCAGAAGGTGCAGGCTATTCGCTACGACTGCGACAGCGATGCGCTGCTGGTGACAGTGGAGCAGATCGGAGATGTGGCTTGCCATACGGGAGAGCGTAGCTGCTTCCATCAGGTGGATGGGCAGAAGGTGGCTCCCCCAGCAGATACCTTGTCTCAGGTGTTTGCGGTGATTTGCGATCGCAAAGCCCACCCGGACCCCAGTTCCTACACCTGCAAGCTGCTAGAGGGCGGCGACAACAAGATTCTCAAGAAGATTGGCGAAGAAACCGCAGAGGTCGTCATGGCCTTTAAAGATGATGAGGCAGATGCGATCGCGGGGGAAGTAGCTGACCTGCTCTATCACACCCTGGTTGCACTAGCTCATCACGATGTGGACATCAAGGCTGTCTACCGCAAGTTGCAGGAACGACGCCGCTAAAGGCTCAGGGAGAATTCGGCCGTGTCTGGTATCTTGACGGCATAAACATGCTGTCTCGCTCAGACTTGGCTATGGCTCTATTAGATCGCCTGCACATTGAAGTCACCAACGTCTGCAACTTCAAGTGCGAGTTTTGCCCCGATGCCATCATGGAGCGCAGGCGAGGGCACATGGATCTGGAGCTGCTGCGACAGATTCTAGACGAGTTGGCAGCACAGCCCATCACCCGAACGATCACCTTTCACCTGATGGGTGAGCCGCTGATCTATCCAGACATTTTTGCCGCGATTGAAATGGCGGCAGAGCGTCACCTCCAGCTTCATTTGACTACCAACGGCAGCACGTTCCAGCTCAAGCCTGACCACGTCGAGCGTTTAGTCAATTCGGGCATTCCGAAAGTTACCATTTCTCTGCAAACCCCCGATCCCTCCACCTTTACGCTGCGTGGTGCCCCACCCAAGCTCTCGGCTAGTGCCTACTTCGAGGGCATCACTCGCTATGTGCAAACTAACCTCAAAGCAGCCACCAGCCCCACCCGAGTTCACATCAAGTTCCTAGACACCACTCCCAATCCTTTCCTAGTGCCCCACAAGCCCATGCAGGTGGTTGAAGGCAAGAACCAAATGCGCGAAACCCTCAGCAGGTGGGCCAGCCACCTTCTGGCAGATCTCCCCGACCGTCCTGATCCAGCCTGGATAGAGCAGCAAATCGACCGCCACCGTCCTGGCCGTTGGCAGCTTATTCCCCTGCATCCCAAGCTGGTGCTAGAAACCTTTCCCCTCGATAGCTGGGGCAATGTCGAGGCCGAGTCGGTAGTGCCTGCCAGCTTTGGTTAT
Coding sequences:
- the hisIE gene encoding bifunctional phosphoribosyl-AMP cyclohydrolase/phosphoribosyl-ATP diphosphatase HisIE — translated: MTSTYQAPFISAVPIDQIRYSEQGLVPAIVQDYLDGTVLMMAWMNRESLQKTLETGDTWFWSRSRQEFWHKGETSGHLQKVQAIRYDCDSDALLVTVEQIGDVACHTGERSCFHQVDGQKVAPPADTLSQVFAVICDRKAHPDPSSYTCKLLEGGDNKILKKIGEETAEVVMAFKDDEADAIAGEVADLLYHTLVALAHHDVDIKAVYRKLQERRR
- a CDS encoding radical SAM/SPASM domain-containing protein, whose amino-acid sequence is MLSRSDLAMALLDRLHIEVTNVCNFKCEFCPDAIMERRRGHMDLELLRQILDELAAQPITRTITFHLMGEPLIYPDIFAAIEMAAERHLQLHLTTNGSTFQLKPDHVERLVNSGIPKVTISLQTPDPSTFTLRGAPPKLSASAYFEGITRYVQTNLKAATSPTRVHIKFLDTTPNPFLVPHKPMQVVEGKNQMRETLSRWASHLLADLPDRPDPAWIEQQIDRHRPGRWQLIPLHPKLVLETFPLDSWGNVEAESVVPASFGYCNGAAQQAGILHDGTVVPCCKDFEGQIPLGNVKEQPLRDILNAAPACQLRQGFDRWQVENPVCQRCMGADTTSKAVLRQIGSIAYFKLYNPLMKRLQPHWGET